Proteins encoded by one window of Arachis hypogaea cultivar Tifrunner chromosome 1, arahy.Tifrunner.gnm2.J5K5, whole genome shotgun sequence:
- the LOC140182882 gene encoding uncharacterized protein has protein sequence MLMKVGKHPDDLVPTNITVTDFSGSSTLTKGLVTLGVKVGSSERNIVFVVVPLKASYNALLGARLDPRCWSCTIYRASKCPSLDRGWFNSKAAPSTFECEPDWLGLSILRFDEGLLHGPGSGYFGLPGQTADLIAEVHCVENQVDVNTINDQVHSISNESVDFSFDYIYDLEPLGFEKHSVKDDEYFKSFESQDPLEEINLGSLENVRITYICKGLVDPFRTELFHLLHEFKDCFAWDYHEMPGLDCSLIEHRLALKPNARPVKQTPRRFTLEIDQKINEEIERYNQIFIAEDDVSKTAFRCLGALGTYEWVVMPFGLKNAVKSISVNQHIDYLRKVFVTMRKKGLKMNPVKCAFGVSAENFLGFVVHKKGIAIDKGKADATLALSAPKSKKEVQSFLEKVNYLRKFISNRPVLLNPQLYLTRVFKPLVKLKNDSQYEWTNEHQQAFDSIKVYLSKASIMANVRLHELLKLYIAASIYTIGCMLTQNDENGHERAVYYLSRVLTDIETRYFPIEKLCLSLYYTCMKLKCYMVAKLVKVIAQTDLIKYMLSFLMLRGRLGKWMLALTEFDLQYVSAKAVKVQIIAYFLVDNSNNLNNQAANVLDIKVNYWKLYFDGSKHKDGAGVEILIISPEGIPSEFLFELKYPCSNNMAEYEALILGLDILIGKGALEVQILGDSQLVLK, from the exons ATGCTGATGAAGGTTGGAAAGCATCCTGATGACCTGGTTCCCACTAATATTACTGTAACAGACTTTAGTGGTTCTTCTACACTAACAAAAGGTCTTGTTACTTTGGGGGTGAAGGTTGGATCATCCGAACGAAACATTGTGTTCGTGGTGGTGCCATTAAAAGCAAGTTACAATGCTTTATTGGGGGCAAGATTGGATCCACGATGTTGGAGTTGTACTATCTACCGTGCATCAAAGTGTCCTTCTTTGGATAGAGGATG GTTTAACAGTAAAGCTGCGCCATCCACATTTGAATGTGAGCCCGACTGGCTAGGATTGTCTATCTTAAGGTTTGATGAAGGATTGCTCCATGGACCAGGTTCAGGATATTTCGGACTACCTG GTCAAACTGCTGATTTAATAGCAGAGGTACATTGTGTTGAAAATCAAGTTGATGTTAATACAATAAATGATCAAGTTCATTCTATTTCTAATGAATCTGTTGATTTCTCTTTTGATTACATATATGATTTAGAACCTTTGGGTTTCGAAAAGCATTCAGTGAAAGATGATGAATATTTCAAAAGTTTTGAATCTCAGGATCCATTAGAGGAAATTAACTTAGGATCTCTTGAGAATGTTCGAATTACTTATATTTGCAAGGGTCTTGTAGATCCTTTTCGAACCGAACTTTTCCATCTTTTACATGAATTTAAAGATTGTTTtgcttgggattatcatgagatgcctgGTCTCGATTGTTCTCTCATAGAACATCGATTAGCATTAAAACCAAATGCTCGACCTGTGAAGCAAACTCCACGTCGTTTCACTCTAGAAATCGATCAAAAGATTAATGAAGAAATAGAAC gatataaccaaatcttcaTTGCAGAAGATGATGTGTCCAAAACTGCCTTTCGTTGTCTCGGGGCATTAGGCACATATGAATGGGTGGTTATGCCTTTCGGTTTGAAAAATGCTG TCAAATCGATTTCGGTGAATCAACACATTGATTACTTAAGAAAAGTATTTGTCACCATGAGGAAGAAAGGATTAAAGATGAATCCTGTAAAATGTGCCTTTGGTGTATCGGCTGAAAATTTCTTAGGTTTTGTTGTTCATAAAAAAGGAATTGCAATCGATAAAGGCAAGGCCGATGCAACATTAGCATTGTCTGCGCCAAAATCGAAAAAAGAGGTGCAATCTTTTCTGGAAAAAGTGAATTATCTCCGAAAGTTCATTTCGAATCGG CCCGTGCTATTAAATCCGCAGCTTTATTTAACTCGAGTGTTTAAACCTTTAGTAAAACTAAAGAATGATTCACAGTATGAATGGACAAACGAGCATCAACAAGCATTCGATTCAATAAAGGTTTATTTATCTAAGGCTTCGATTATGGCGAATGTTCGTCTACATGAGCTCTTAAAATTGTACATTGCAGCATCTATATACACAATTGGGTGTATGCTAACCCAAAATGATGAGAATGGGCATGAACGGGCAgtttattaccttagtcgagtTCTAACTGATATCGAAACAAGGTATTTCCCGATAGAAAAATTGTGTTTGTCCCTATACTATACTTGTATGAAATTGAAATGTTATATGGTGGCTAAATTGGTGAAAGTTATAGCACAAACTGATCTCATCAAATATATGTTAAGTTTTTTGATGTTACGAGGACGTTTAGGGAAATGGATGCTAGCTTTGACAGAATTTGATTTACAATATGTCTCGGCCAAAGCTGTGAAGGTTCAGATCATTGCATATTTTCTAGttgataattcaaataatctgAATAACCAGGCGGCAAATGTACTCGACATTAAAGTTAATTATTGGAAATTATATTTTGATGGATCGAAGCACAAAGATGGTGCAGGGGTTGAAATTCTTATTATCTCGCCAGAAGGGATTCCATCAGAATTCCTATTCGAGTTAAAATATCCTTGCTCGAATAATATGGCAGAATATGAAGCTTTAATTCTGGGTCTTGATATATTAATCGGTAAAGGGGCTTTGGAAGTCCAGATACTAGGGGATTCTCAGTTAGTCTTGAAGTAA
- the LOC112804105 gene encoding autophagy-related protein 16: MAKTCKSQEEIANDAIKNALKALRKRHLLEEAAHRPAFEALSRPIASQGSEWKEKAESLQLELQQCYKAQSRLSEQLVVEVAESRALKASVQVKETAIAEMQKELTEVREERSQLKLDLEQKIKALELVMSENSELKAQLEQMTTKANKAEAENKMLIDRWMLEKMKDAERLNEANALYEDMVQRLKASGLEQLARQQVDGIVRRSEEGAEFFLESNIPSTCKYRLNAHEGGCAAILFEYNSSRLITGGQDRSVKVWDTNTGTVSSNLHGCLCSVLDLTITHDNRSVIAASSSNNLYVWDLNSGRVRHTLTGHTEKVCAVDVSKVSSRHVVSAAYDRTIKVWDLMKGYCTNTIIFHSNCNALSFSMDGQTIFSGHVDGNLRLWDIQTGKLLSEVAAHSLAVTSISLSRNGNVVLTSGRDNLHNLFDVRSLEVCGTLRASGNRVASNWSRSCISPDDNHVAAGSADGSVYIWSISKGDIVSTLKEHSSSVLCCKWSGMGKPLASADKNGTVCVWT, encoded by the exons ATGGCAAAAACTTGCAAGTCGCAAGAAGAAATCGCGAACGATGCGATCAAGAACGCTTTGAAGGCTCTACGGAAGCGGCATTTGCTCGAAGAAGCCGCTCATCGCCCCGCTTTTGAAGCTCTCTCAAGACCCATCGCTTCCCAG GGTTCTGAGTGGAAAGAGAAAGCAGAGAGTCTTCAGTTAGAACTTCAGCAATGCTACAAAGCTCAGTCTCGGCTGTCCGAGCAGCTTGTTGTCGAAGTAGCCGAGTCTAGAGCtttgaaagcttcggtccaggtGAAAGAAACTGCAATTGCCGAAATGCAAAAGGAGTTGACCGAAGTGAG GGAAGAGCGCTCTCAATTAAAGTTGGACTTGGAACAAAAGATTAAGGCTCTTGAATTGGTTATGAGTGAGAATTCGGAACTCAAAGCACAACTAGAGCAGATGACTACCAAAGCCAACAAAGCCGAAGCTGAAAATAAGATGTTGATTGATCGTTGGATGTTAGAAAAGATGAAGGATGCTGAACGCCTCAATGAG GCTAATGCGCTGTATGAAGACATGGTTCAGCGGCTAAAAGCCAGTGGTTTAGAACAACTTGCTAGGCAGCAGGTGGATGGCATAGTTCGTCGAAGCGAAGAAGGTGCTGAATTCTTTTTAGAGTCGAATATCCCTTCCACATGTAAATACAGGCTCAATGCACATGAAGGTGGTTGTGCTGCCATATTGTTTGAGTATAATTCTAGTAGATTGATCACTGGGGGACAGGATAGGTCTGTTAAAGTGTGGGATACAAATACAGGAACTGTAAGTTCTAATCTTCATGGCTGCCTTTGTTCTGTGTTAGATCTCACTATCACCCATGATAATCGATCTGTCATTGCTGCAAGCAGCTCAAACAACTTGTATGTTTGGGATCTCAATTCAGGCCGAGTCCGTCATACCCTTACTGGCCACACCGAAAAAGTTTGTGCTGTTGATGTTAGCAAGGTTTCAAGTCGTCATGTTGTCAGTGCGGCTTATGATCGTACTATAAAAGTTTGGGACTTGATGAAAGGCTACTGCACTAACACAATCATTTTCCACAGCAACTGCAATGCTCTTTCCTTCAGCATGGATGGGCAGACCATATTTTCTGGACATGTTGATGGTAATCTTCGGCTATGGGACATTCAGACCGGCAAGCTACTTAGTGAGGTTGCTGCACATTCACTTGCTGTCACATCAATATCCCTTTCTAGAAATGGAAATGTTGTATTGACCAGTGGAAGGGATAACTTGCATAATTTGTTTGATGTGCGATCATTGGAAGTTTGCGGCACTCTGAGAGCCTCAGGTAACAGAGTGGCTTCTAATTGGAGTCGCTCCTGTATTAGCCCAGATGACAATCATGTTGCTGCTGGATCTGCTGATGGTTCTGTCTATATTTGGTCGATATCTAAAGGCGATATTGTCAGTACTCTGAAGGAACACAGTTCTTCTGTTCTGTGTTGTAAGTGGAGTGGAATGGGGAAACCCCTAGCTTCAGCTGACAAGAATGGAACTGTTTGCGTCTGGACATGA